The following are from one region of the Staphylococcus argenteus genome:
- the coaBC gene encoding bifunctional phosphopantothenoylcysteine decarboxylase/phosphopantothenate--cysteine ligase CoaBC, translating into MKKILLAVTGGIAAYKAIDLTSKLTQSGYDVRVMLTEHAQKFVTPLAFQAISRNAVYTDTFIEENPEEIQHIALGDWADAIVVAPATANIIAKLSVGIADDVVTSTLLATETAKFIAPAMNVHMYENKRTQRNINVLKEDGYHFIEPGSGFLACGYVAKGRMEEPLQIVSVLNDYFQNDSRLADSSFNGKHALVTAGPTVEVIDPVRFVSNRSSGKMGYAIAEALRDRGAIVTLVSGPTNLEDPENIEVIHVQSAEEMFEEVTSRFKLQDIVIKAAAVSDYTPVDVLEHKMKKQDGDLSVSFKRTKDILKYLGEHKTTQYLVGFAAETEDIENYAEQKLRKKNADVIISNNVGDMSIGFNSDDNELTMHFKNTEKVNIKKGKKVALAAQILDELETRWQ; encoded by the coding sequence ATGAAAAAAATTTTGTTAGCCGTAACAGGTGGTATCGCTGCATATAAGGCGATTGATTTAACAAGTAAGTTAACGCAATCAGGATACGATGTGCGCGTTATGTTAACAGAGCATGCTCAAAAATTTGTTACACCATTAGCATTTCAAGCAATTAGTCGTAATGCAGTTTATACAGATACATTTATTGAGGAAAACCCTGAAGAAATACAGCATATTGCATTAGGAGATTGGGCAGATGCAATTGTTGTTGCACCAGCAACGGCAAATATAATTGCAAAGTTGAGTGTAGGAATAGCTGATGATGTAGTGACATCAACATTATTAGCAACAGAAACAGCTAAATTTATTGCGCCTGCGATGAATGTGCATATGTATGAAAATAAACGTACACAGCGTAATATTAATGTTTTAAAAGAAGATGGCTATCATTTCATTGAACCTGGTAGCGGATTTTTAGCTTGTGGATATGTTGCTAAAGGGCGCATGGAAGAACCACTTCAAATTGTTTCAGTATTAAATGATTATTTTCAAAACGACTCTCGTTTAGCTGATAGTTCATTTAACGGAAAACATGCCTTAGTTACTGCTGGACCGACAGTGGAAGTTATAGATCCTGTTAGATTTGTATCCAATCGCTCATCAGGAAAGATGGGATATGCAATTGCTGAAGCATTGCGAGATCGTGGCGCAATTGTTACGTTAGTTTCTGGACCAACAAATTTAGAAGATCCTGAAAATATCGAAGTGATTCATGTACAGAGTGCTGAAGAAATGTTTGAAGAAGTCACATCACGATTTAAATTGCAAGATATAGTTATAAAAGCAGCAGCCGTTTCTGACTATACGCCAGTTGATGTACTTGAACATAAAATGAAAAAACAAGATGGCGATTTGTCAGTTTCATTTAAGCGTACAAAAGACATTTTAAAATATTTAGGTGAACATAAAACGACACAATACTTAGTAGGTTTTGCAGCAGAGACAGAAGATATTGAAAATTATGCAGAACAAAAGTTGCGTAAGAAAAATGCAGACGTAATTATTTCAAATAACGTTGGTGATATGTCTATTGGATTTAATTCTGATGATAACGAATTAACAATGCATTTTAAAAATACAGAAAAAGTAAATATTAAGAAAGGGAAAAAAGTGGCATTAGCCGCTCAAATTTTAGATGAATTAGAAACTAGGTGGCAATAA
- the priA gene encoding primosomal protein N': MIAKVIVDVASKSVDYKFDYLIPERLVSVIQPGIRVVVPFGPRTIQGYVMEVTTQPDSQLDMSKLKSIIEVKDIKPELTPELIALSEWMSATHVIKRISMLEVMLPSAIKAKYKKAFMLKDDTEVTADILKRFDKNGFYYYKDAQKNNDIASLMSLLQAGIIEEKTILSQNVTKKTKRAVRIIDGFNPDEVLAKLEKIIKQYDLYAFLSEEQHKTIFLSDIEDMGFSKSSLDGLVKKGYVEKYDAIVERDPFKDRVFEQESKRQLTTDQQRAYAAINEKIINQEQATFLLHGVTGSGKTEVYLQTIEDVLNQGKQAMMLVPEIALTPQMVLRFKRRFGDDVAVLHSGLSNGERYDEWQKIRDGRAQVSVGARSSVFAPFKNLGLIIIDEEHESTYKQEDYPRYHAREIAQWRSEYHHCPVILGSATPCLESYARAEKGVYQLLSLPNRVNQQALPDIDIVDMRTELSEGNRSMFSKDLREAIQLRLDRQEQVVLFLNRRGYASFMLCRDCGYVPQCPNCDISLTYHKTTDLLKCHYCGYQETPPNQCPNCESEHIRQVGTGTQKVEELLQQEFEGARIIRMDVDTTSKKGAHEKLLTEFEKGNGDILLGTQMIAKGLDYPNITLVGVLNADTMLNLPDFRASERTYQLLTQVAGRAGRHEKAGQVIIQTYNPEHYSILDVQKNDYLTFYRQEMEYRKLGKYPPYYYLINFTISHKEMKKVMEASQHVHKILLQHLTEKALVLGPSPAALARINNEFRFQILVKYKSEPGLLQAIQFLDDYYHEKFIKEKLALKIDINPQMMM, translated from the coding sequence ATGATAGCGAAAGTCATTGTCGATGTAGCGTCGAAGAGCGTTGACTATAAATTTGATTATTTAATTCCAGAACGATTAGTATCTGTGATACAGCCAGGTATCCGAGTTGTTGTTCCATTTGGACCTAGAACAATTCAAGGCTATGTAATGGAAGTTACTACACAACCTGACTCACAACTTGATATGTCAAAATTGAAAAGTATTATTGAAGTGAAAGATATTAAGCCAGAGCTAACACCAGAATTAATTGCATTAAGTGAATGGATGAGCGCGACGCATGTTATAAAACGAATTTCAATGTTAGAAGTTATGTTGCCGAGCGCGATTAAAGCTAAATATAAAAAGGCATTTATGCTTAAAGATGATACAGAGGTAACGGCAGACATTTTAAAACGATTTGATAAAAATGGTTTCTATTATTACAAAGATGCACAAAAAAATAATGATATAGCATCACTTATGTCGCTATTACAAGCTGGAATCATTGAAGAGAAAACGATTCTTTCTCAAAATGTTACTAAAAAAACGAAGCGGGCAGTTCGAATCATTGATGGATTTAATCCTGATGAAGTATTAGCTAAGCTGGAGAAAATTATTAAACAATACGATTTGTATGCGTTTTTGTCTGAAGAACAACATAAAACTATATTTTTATCAGACATTGAAGATATGGGCTTTTCAAAGTCTAGTTTAGATGGATTGGTTAAAAAAGGATATGTGGAAAAGTATGACGCTATCGTTGAAAGAGATCCATTTAAAGATCGTGTTTTTGAGCAAGAATCAAAGAGACAGCTTACGACAGACCAACAGCGAGCGTATGCTGCAATTAATGAAAAAATAATAAATCAAGAACAAGCAACATTCTTGCTTCATGGCGTTACTGGATCAGGTAAAACAGAAGTATATTTACAAACGATAGAAGATGTGTTGAATCAAGGTAAACAGGCAATGATGTTGGTTCCTGAAATTGCGCTAACACCGCAAATGGTTTTAAGATTTAAACGTCGATTTGGTGATGACGTTGCAGTATTACATTCTGGTTTATCTAATGGTGAACGTTATGATGAGTGGCAAAAAATTAGAGATGGTCGGGCGCAAGTAAGTGTTGGTGCAAGGTCTAGTGTATTTGCGCCGTTTAAAAATTTGGGTTTAATTATTATTGATGAAGAGCATGAGTCTACTTATAAGCAAGAAGATTATCCTAGATACCATGCGAGAGAAATTGCACAGTGGCGAAGTGAGTATCATCATTGTCCCGTTATACTAGGTAGTGCAACGCCATGTCTTGAAAGTTATGCAAGAGCCGAAAAAGGTGTTTATCAGTTATTATCATTACCAAATAGAGTTAACCAACAGGCATTGCCTGATATTGACATTGTGGATATGCGTACTGAATTGAGTGAAGGTAATCGTTCTATGTTTTCTAAAGATTTACGCGAAGCAATACAATTAAGATTAGATCGCCAGGAACAAGTTGTCTTATTTTTAAATAGACGTGGTTATGCATCATTTATGCTTTGTCGAGATTGTGGTTATGTGCCACAATGCCCTAATTGTGATATTTCCTTAACGTATCATAAGACGACTGATTTATTAAAATGTCACTATTGTGGTTACCAAGAGACGCCTCCTAATCAATGTCCGAACTGTGAAAGTGAGCACATTCGTCAAGTTGGTACTGGTACTCAAAAAGTTGAAGAACTGTTGCAACAAGAATTTGAAGGCGCTCGTATTATTAGAATGGATGTAGATACAACTTCTAAAAAAGGTGCTCATGAAAAATTACTAACAGAGTTTGAAAAAGGTAATGGTGACATTTTACTTGGTACTCAAATGATTGCTAAAGGGTTAGACTATCCGAATATTACTTTAGTTGGTGTATTAAATGCAGATACTATGTTAAATTTGCCTGATTTTAGAGCAAGTGAACGTACATATCAATTATTAACACAAGTAGCTGGTAGAGCTGGTCGTCATGAAAAGGCAGGTCAAGTAATCATTCAAACATATAATCCGGAGCATTATTCGATTTTAGATGTTCAAAAAAATGACTATTTAACTTTTTATCGCCAAGAAATGGAATATCGTAAATTAGGCAAATATCCACCATACTATTATTTAATTAATTTTACGATTTCACATAAGGAAATGAAAAAAGTTATGGAAGCATCGCAGCATGTTCATAAAATATTGCTACAACATTTAACTGAAAAAGCACTTGTACTAGGGCCATCACCAGCAGCACTTGCGAGAATTAACAATGAATTCCGCTTCCAAATTTTAGTGAAATATAAGAGTGAACCAGGTTTATTACAAGCCATTCAGTTTTTAGATGATTATTATCATGAAAAATTTATAAAAGAAAAATTAGCATTGAAGATAGATATTAATCCTCAGATGATGATGTAA